The sequence CGGCCACATTATCCGCCAATAGCACACGGGTCGCGTCTGCGGGCATGGCATCCGTTAAGGCGGAAGTGGTAAACGTGTAATTGCGATATTCCGCCAAATCGGTACCGGTGACGCAAAAGCGCTTGGGAGCGTCGGCAATGTAAAGGCGATGTTGCGGCGAATTTCGCAAAAACCGTGTGGCCCCGGATAAATTGACAATTGAACCACCGCCACCCGCAACCACAGAGGATAAACCAACGCGTACCCCGGCGTTACTGTAGACCTCCGCTGAGCTGAGCGAGCCAACCAGTACATACACCATGTTTCCCAAGCCTGCATTCAATAACGAGGTTGCGATAGCCGATGTTGCCGGTGCACCATTGGCTTGATCGGGCAACTCATCGTAGTAAGCGACGCCCGCCACCAATGGCATAAATTCAACGCAATTACCGGAAGCACTTACCCGCGTTGTGTTAGGTGCGGCGATGCGAATCTGGCGTACCATCTGCTCGACGCTCGCTCGCCCACGCGCAACCAGCTTTTCTCGTATCTCCATCTTTTTATAGGTATTCACTGAACTAACGACAAACGACGTACCTATACCAGCGACTATCGCAACAATAACGATAACCGCGATTAACTCGACCAGGGTAAACCCGTAGTCGCGCTGAATTATTCGCCGACGCATAACCATAAAATCAAAAGTTCACGCGGTAAGCCGCCAGTACCAGTGGTGAACCACCCGGTACGGATACCGTTACCGTAATTCGTCTTGCGAGGTTATTGGCCTGCCCGAAGTCACTGCCCGCTTCAACCACATTCACAGAAAGTGCGTGGACTCCGTTAGATTCGTTGTAACCGTTGTAGTCCCCTACATCGTCAAAATCAGTATCTGGCACGATTCCCGCGCATGCGGGCCCGTTCGCTGAACCACAAGCGGGAATACCGCCCGGTGGCGTGTTCTCATCAAATTTACGAGCGAGAATTTCATCAAGCTTTGCCTGCGCCATCTCGAGCGCGCGCAGCCGGACAGCCGCATTCACGGAACTTTCGTGGCTCATTCTCTGATCAAAGACCATCGCGAGTGCGGTAAGAGAAATTGCAATCACGACCAAAAAAACAATTGTTTCGATAAGAGTAATACCGCGTTCTAGCGCTAGCGGGATGGAGGCAGTGTGGCGGCTAGGCATATTAAATTACCGCACAAAACCGGACGCTGCGACTTCTATCGCGACGGAGCCTGCCGCCTTAGCCAGAGTGAGACGGCAGCCTGAGGTTTGCCCTAGACGATTAAATACAAATGAAACGGGTGACGCACCGCACCCAGAGGAAAGAACAACACCCGCGGGAAAAGAAATAGGGTAAGTGACACCAGCGTAGGCCAGGCTTGTCTCATCAGAAAACTCGCCATCGCCATCGGTATCCATGCGTAGGTCAATAGTGGTACCGGCAATTAAAACCGTATTGTGCGCACGAGTCATAGCGATTTGCTGCGCGGAATGCATGGCTGCAACCAGGGAATCGCGGCCGGCTTGTAATTCCATGCTAGTCGTGGGGCTGCGGCTGCGAACAGTCGCCGCCGCAATAACCCCGACGATAACGAGTATGGCAACGAGCTCAACCAAACTGAATCCGTTGCTTCTCATAGGCTTTCGATAATTACTGCGCACCAATGGCTTGGAAGGTTGCAGTCGCTACAGCAGAACTATCAACCATATAGCTCAGGGTGCAAGCAACAGATGCTTTATCGGCAATAGCTGCAGCAGTAATCGTGTATTCCGCTGGCAAAGCATCAGAAAGCAAATTTTCGGTGTCAGTACAATTGGCAACGCCGACTACGGTTTCACTGGTTAAACCTGCTTCGGCGGCGATGTCGACGGCGTGATTGAGTGCGGAAGCGCTTTCCAGGCTGCCCGCAATGCTGTCGGTCGCTGCCTGCTGTGCGGCGTCAGACAGATCCACAAAACGAGGAATCGCTGTGGCCGCCAAAATACCCAGAATTACCAGCACGGCAATGAGTTCGATAAGCGTAAAGCCAGATTGTTTGTTGGTCATAATAGTCTCCACCTAAATACATGTAGTGATCTGAAGTTTTTTAAGTTTTTTGCTGCCCTGTCAAACTTTTGACAAGCACATTTAAAATATTCCGTTCGTGCAGATTGAGCCATTTTCATGCCATTCTGCATCGTTCTAAATAGCTACTTAGAAATTTGCACTGCCACCTCTCCTGTTTTTAGATCATAGTCGAAGAAGAAGCGTTCGTCGCCTTTTCGCAATAGTTCATATCGACAAATTCGACCGTTAATAAAATTTACCCCGACGTCCGCCTGAGGGTGTGCATCCGGTGCTTTTTCATTTTCCAGTAAGACTGTGGCAGGCGCGTTTTTGAAAACACCATTCCACAATTGCTGGCATTCCAGTGCAGTTTGGTTCGCCAGTTTTGCAGACGTATTGCTACCCGCATTCGCTGGCCAACCATATTCATTCATGCGAATTTTTAAACCATTAACCTCTACGGAATGGCCATCGCCGAGTTTCGCCTGGCCGTGCAGATTTTCCACCGCACGGGAAAATGTTCCCGCTTGAAACTTGACGGTTTTAGACTTGGAGTCATCAACCACATCGCTGTAATACGGGATCGAGAAATGCAGCAAAACGGCCAATACAATTAAAACGATAACCAACTCGAATAAGCTGAAACCGTTTTCGCATTTCCAGTTACATGCCACCGGTTTGAACATCGTATAGACTCCAAAGTGGCAAAAATATACCCAGCGCAAGCAGTGTGACAAAAACCGCAAGAACGATAATCAACAGCGGCTCTATGCGGTCAGTCAGAGTTTTTAAATCGTAATCCACTTCCCGCTCGTAAAACTCAGCCACATCGCGTAGCAGATTATCCACCTGCCCACTTTCCTCGCCGACAGAAATCATCTGTAACACCAGGGGAGTAAATAATTCAGCCTGTAAATGTGTACGCAGAAGCGTCTCCCCACGCTCCACCCCCTGCCGTATCTGCTGAATTTTTGCTGACAGAAAAGGGTTGTCTATCGCCGCAGCACACAAGCTCAACGACTGGGTGATCGGCACGCCGGCACTCAGCATGAGAGAAAAACTGCGCGCGTAGCGGGCCATGGAGGCACGCTCAATCAAACTGCCGATAATAGGCAAGCGCAGTTTTTTGCCACCCCATAAATAAGCCCCCTGCTCGGTGCGCAAATAGTAGGTAGCGCCGCCCACCAACATCACTAAAACAATCAGCATCGCTGGCCAATAGGTTGTGAACGCATTTGATGTCGCAATTAACCCTCGGGTAACAATCGGCAACTCTGCGCCAAATTTACTAAACATTTTGGCGAAGGGAGGGATCACGTAAATGTTGATCACCACTATTGCAATAGTGAGTGCTACCACTACAAAGGAAGGGTAGCGCATGGCGGACTTAACACGCTTGCGGGTTTCTTCATCGCGCTCCAGATAAAAACCAATTTGGCGAAATATTTCATCCAGCTTGCCGCTGCTCTCGCCCACATTGATCATGCTTACAAAAAGTGAATCGAATACTTTTGGATGTTGCCGCATCGCCCGTGACAGGCTCATACCGGTTTCTAGTTTTTCGGCAACGTCGTTGAGCACTTCGCGAAAATGTTCGTGGCGGACGCTCGCCGCCAATCCACGGATTCCTCGGGTAAGCGGAATACCAGCTTTGGTAACGGTATACATTTGGCGACAGAACATAACCAAATCAACTACGGGAACCTGTTCTGAGCCCAGTACCACATTTATGCGCTTAACAAGGCTTGCGCCAAGTGAAACCTCGTTGATACGTACCGGCGTAATACCGCGCCCAACTAAAACCGCCGCTACCGCATCCACCGAGGCACCGGCAATTTCACCCTTAACGGATTGCCCTTGCGCAGAACGACCTTCGAAAGAAAATTGAGCCATAGCCGAGTTTTATAGTTTCACGTTACTGATCGTACTCAGCGATATCGCCGAGACTCTCGTCTTCAATCTGGGCAGACACCCGCATAACTTCGTCGATAGTGGTCACCCCTTGTATAGCGAAGTCCAACGCACTGGCGCTCAAAGGACGGTAATGCTTGCTGCTGTGTGCAGCGTCGTTAAATTCACGCACACTGTTGTCCCGCAGGGCATTCGCCATGGCGTGGTTAATTTCCAACAATTCAAATACCCCGATACGACCTCGATAACCGGTGTTGTAACAATGCGCGCAGCCAGTGCCGCGTCGAAAATTTGCATCAGCCAGATTGTGATTTTTTTTCAGACTATGGAGTAAACTGAGTTCCAGCGGATTAAGTTCATGCGGCACGGAACAGCTCTCACAAATTCGCCTTACCAGACGCTGGGCTACAATCGCTTTTAGGCTGGATGCAACCAGATAGGGGTCCACCCCCATATCAACCAACCGCAGCGCAGAAGTCACCGCATCATTGGTGTGCAATGTGGAAAGCACCATGTGCCCTGTCATTGCTGCGCGCAGCGCTATTTCTGCGGAATCCGCATCGCGGATCTCGCCCACCAAAAGAATGTCCGGATCTTGACGCAGCGTTGCACGAAGCACCTTGCTAAAGCTCAGACCGATTTTTTCGTGCACCTGAACCTGACTGATCCGTGGCAATCGGTATTCAACCGGATCTTCTACCGTAATGATTTTTTTCTCCGGCGTATTCAACTCCGACAATGCGCCGTATAGCGTTGTGGTTTTACCGCTGCCGGTGGGGCCAGTCACTAACACCAGGCCGTGCGGGCGAGTAATAATATGGCGAAAGCGACGAATATAATTTTCGGGCATGCCCACCGAACCCAGCGGCAGTACACCTTCAGTGTGATCGAGAATACGCATTACCACCGATTCGCCGAACTGCACCGGCATGGTTGATAGACGCACGTCAATATTGTGGCCGCTAACCTTCAAGTTGAAACGGCCATCTTGAGGTAATCGTTTTTCGGCAATATCCAGATTGGACATCAGTTTTAAGCGTACGACTAACGCTCCGGCAATGCGCTTTTCGTTCATAACCTGCTCGACGAGCACGCCATCGATACGCTGACGAATTCGCAATACATTTTCATCAGGCTCAATATGAATATCAGAAGCCTTGGTTTTTATTGCTTCTTCAAAAACTTTCTGCAGCAACCTTACAACGGGCGCATCTGAATCTTCGGCGCTGGTAATAATTTCTGACAGGTCAACGGAATCGTCATCCAGAGTTTCATCCAACTGCTCTGCCAAGGAGGCAATTTCTTCCGCGCTTGAATAGGCAATATCGAGAATATCCAGCAACTCGGATTCACGTACGACCGCTGTTTTTATTGGCTTGGGAATCACCCGCTGCAGTTCGTCGATACTGAAAATATCAGTTGGGTCCGACATCCCTAACAGGATGCTGTCTGGATCTTCCCGTAGAATCATTACCCGGTAACGCCGCGCGAGGCTTTCAGGTAAGGACTGCACTAACTCGCGATCAAACCGAAAATGCTTCAACTCGATAAACGGAATATCCAATTGGCGAGACAACAACGACAGCAGGCTGTTTTCTTCCACGAAGCCCATTTCGACCAACTGGCGCCCAAGCTTAAGCCCGGTCGAACGCTGTTCACGCAGCGCCGTTTCCAACTGATCTTGGGATATTAATTGCTGTGCTACCAGCAAATCACCCAGGCGAATTCGTTTTGGTGCGTCACTCATATCTGGTTTCAGCTTTTCCGTTAGTGGCCGCTGGCGATCGCATCATCGCGCTGTGCAAGTGCGGTTAATTGGCGAACCCGTTGCGTTACATACGCGTGTACTGACTGGTCCAACTGCGAATCTGACAGCACTTGCCTATAGGCCGCCAATGCGTTTTCCGCGTGACCAAGTTCATCCGAGGACAAGGCATAACCCAGCCAGTAAGCAAAATTAGAAGGCACCATGGCAAGCAGAGCCTGGTAGCGTTCCGCTGCTGCCAATGCATTGCCCGTACTGCGATACAACGCGGCTAAGAGCGCATTGAATTGCTCAAACAGTGGCTGCGAGATAATACCGGCCGCGTACATAGACTCGAGCCGTTTGACACTCGTTTGCTCAAGTACATGCAACCCCTCTGCGCTTCCACCTTGCGCTACAAACCACCTTGCTTCGAGTAAATGCTTGTGCACGGGATTCGTTGCCCAGCTATCTACAACGGCTTTAGCTTCTGCATAGCGAGCGCCATCGAGGTACGTTTGAAACAATAACTCACGTGCTTTTTCTGCATCGGCCTCACGGGCAGTAAACGCCTCTAACACGCGCACAGCCTGGACACCATTTCCGGCGACGCTCATGCGCTCGGCTTCGGCACAAACAGCGTCCTCTTTAGACGATAGCGATTGGGTAATCGCCACCTGTCCGGTGCTGTTATTTTTCGTTGGCGTTTGAGGCACAGTGACTGTGTAATTAGCGGGGTTAATATCAAACCCCGCGCGTTCTGCGCGGCTCAATAAAAAGGTAAGTCGCTCCGCGTCTGCCTTTGCCGCGGCAGCGGAAAGCAATTGCTTATATCGTTGCTGTATTTTTAAGATGCCCCTTTGAGCCAGCTCGTCATCAGGCATCTGTGCCAACACCAGGCGATAAAAATAGAGTGCGTTGTTTTCTAACGGTAGCGTCAATCGATTGTGTTCGTACGCCAGAGCAGCCAAAGACAACCATTTTTCTCTGTTCGAATGAAAACCCACGCTACCGGTCAACTCGCCCTCAGGGCTAGCAACGTTCAACCCGCTGCTACTCGATACTGTTTTCTCAGCAACCGCGATTTTGGTACCAGGCGGCTCATGGGCCCCGGGATTAGCATTACTAGACAAATCCCCAGAAGCCTCGGCCACTTGATTCTTATCCAAGGTTGCCGCCTTGGTTGCATCACCATCCGCGATTGCCTTTACCGAAGCGGTTTCCACCGCAGCGCCGGGTAAAGTCGATGTATCAGGCTGGGATTCTGAAGCTCCCGGTAGCAAATCGAATCCAACAGTCAACGCAAGCGCTATCGCAATAAACAATAGAGGCCAGGATCTATAACCTTTTATCCGGATACGATCGCCGTTGACATGGGTGTCTATTTCCGGATTCTGTAACTTTTCGCGCTCGTCCAGATCGCGCAACATATCGTTGATGATGCTCATGCACGCCCCCCGAAGGGCGCAACATGCGCCCCCATACGGCAGTACCAGGCGAGCAGTTTACCGGTCCAGCGCGTCTCCGCTGTATCGGCGATTGCCTTGGCCACTTGCATGATTCCGACACGAAACAAACCCCGCCCGTAAGCGCTGATCAACGCTTTATGCGCGATAATATTGATTAACCTGGGAATGCCACCTGCACCCCGACTCAGCAACCAGAGAGCTGGCGGGGTAAAAATATCTCCTCGACCACCAGCCGCATCTAAACGGTGACGGATATATTCCCTCACACCTCGAGATGAAAACGGGTGTAAATATTCTGAAAATATAATTCGCTGTTTTAACTGACGTAGATCCGGTCGCGACAAAAGATGGTCCAACTCAGGCTGGCCTAACATCACCACCTGTAGCAGCTTGCGTTTCTCTGTTTCCAAATTCGTCAGCAATCGCAAGCTCTCGATAGTTTCGCGCGGCATTGCCTGCGCTTCATCTACGACTAAAACTACCTGCTTGCCGTTGTGCGCCAACTGCATCAATTTGTGATAAATGGAAGTCAGCAACACATGGGTTTGCATTGCGGGGTCGTATTGCGCTCCAATTTCCTGCGCGACAAAGGCCTTCAGTTCATCCGGCGTAAGATAGGGGTTGGGAATGTAAGCGGTCACAAAACGGTGTTTCAAGCGGGCGAGCAAAATGCGGCACAACAGCGTCTTACCGGTGCCAACTTCACCGACAATTTTTATAAAACCTTCACAGTGCTGCAAAGCGACCAGCATAGTATTCAACGCATCGCGATGACTTTGCTGATTAAGGAAGAACTGTGTATCCGGCGTAAGCGAAAATGGAAGTTCCGCGAAGCCGAAATGATTCAGGTACATGTGCTATCTCGTTACTGATTTCGATTTCGGTAAGCATTCGACATAGCCTCAATCGCGCGATCACTGCGATTGACCTGCTCTTCCCAGGTGTTTTCATCAACCACGATCGGTCGCATTAAAATCACCAGTTCCGTTTTGATTTTACGCTTGGCCCGGCCCTTAAATAACACATTCACGCCAGGAATATCGCCAAGAAATGGTCGTTTGGTAGCAACATCGCTCGTGGTTTCCTGCATCAGACCGCCGAGAACCACCACCTGGCCGTTGCTAGCCCGCACAATACTGTCCGACTCGCGAACGTCGCGTAACGCCAGTGGCAACGAATAATCCAGATCGCCAATTGAAATATCTTTAAGTTGATCCTGCACCTTGCTCACTAACGGGTGGACATGAATAATCACGTCGCCGTCTTCGGCAATTTGCGGTGTTACATCCAGCGCTATACCGCTGAAAAAAGAGTCCAGCAACACTTCCGGTGAGTTCTGAATATTGGAGGCTGTTGTTGTCGTATTATTAGTAATGCCGGTGACAAAAAATTCATCCGTACCGACTCGAATGATGGCTTTCTGATTATTAACCGTTGAAATGCGTGGGCTTGACAGCACTTGCACATTACCCTGCGTTTCCAGAAGATTCAGCAAGTCTTCGATACGCGTCACATTGAGAACACCGCTCAGAAGATTTTGGGTAGTACGAACTTTCGATGTAACGCCATCATCATTCGTCATCACTAGTGACGAATCAGAAGCAATACCAAGCGCCCCTGTTATAGCGCCCCAATTTACACCGGCTTCATAACCGTCATTTAGTTGTACTTCAATAATTTTGGTTTCCAACACGACCTGGCGCCGTACGCTTAGCTCAGAGCGTTCAAGAAAATCACGCACCGCACTCAACTCATTCGGCATTGCTTTGACGACGACCATACCGGCCTGAGGATTTACCATTACCATTCGGCCGTCTGCGTCACCGCCTACAATCGCAGAAATTGTATCTTGCACACTGCGCCAAAAATCCGTGCGACTTAGCGTACGCAAACGGGTACCAGGAACAAATTTCGTAGCGGAGCTATTGTTTTCATTTTCCCCCGCACCGTTTTCTCCGTCACTATTGTTGCTACTGTTGTTGGAGGCGTTGTTAGACGCGTTATTGGAGTTGTTATTACGGCGTGAGCCGGATTCGATGCGGCCGATCGCTACCGATGTTTCCGTAACGCCTGCACGTTGAATATCCAGATAATTGATCGGAAAAACCTGGGTACGCAGTTTGCGCGAATAAACCGTGTAAATGCCGTCTTGAAATTTATATTCATAGCCATACACATCACGAGTAACATTGAGCACTTCACGCACAGACACGTCTTTTAATTCAAGTGTGATCGAACCGCTAATTTCCGGATGCGCAACGACATTTACGCCAGAATCCGCAATCATGCTTACAAAAAAGGTTCTCGCAGGCACTTCGTTAACAGAAACGTCGAACCGAGGCTCCTGTTGAGAGAATGTTTGGGCACGGGCGCCCAAGAGCGCATTATCCATAAGCCGCTGATTAATTGCCGCGGGCACGTCGGGCTGTGTTTCCCGCACGCGATATGCCGCCTGCTGGGTTTGCACCTGTTGCATATCACGCTCGGCCGGTGTTTCGTCTTGCGGCACACTGGAACACCCACCGAGTGTCGCGAGTAGAGCGATTGTTACGACCTGGCGAAAGTTGCTGGTTAAATTTCTCATTGGCATCATCATTCGTGAATTTACAACTACGGTGTTGCATTGGTAATGTGCGGGCGCAACAGTAATATTCCGGTGCTACCCGCTACGCTGTAACGCACCCGATTTTCTAAAATCGCTGTTATTTTTGCGCCGTCTACGATTTCGCCCTCACTCACCAATTTGCCATTGACAATAGCTTGCCGGTGGGAACCCCGGTTATAAATTGCTTGAAGCTTCAATTTAATCGCCGTTGTGGTCGGCGCTTGAAAGTACAATGGTCGTGTTGGATCGCGTAGCTGTGTACCCCCATCACTGGCGTATACCGCCCAAGGCACGAGAAGCAGCATCCCTACGAGTAAACACCGGGTGTAAATCATTCCATCACTCCCTTTTCTGTGGACAGGGTGTACACCTCGAGAGTGACATCGCCGCGTGGATACGCATCCACCTTATATTCAATAAACTCCCAGTAAAAATTCCATTCAAGCTTTTCCAGGCGCGTTAAAAAATCAACAACCGAAAAATACGTACCGTGCAAACGCAGTCGTACCGAATGCCGATATACCCCTGCTACCCTTGCTTCTGCGATCTCCGCCGAGGTGGTTGCGCTATCGAACAATGGGGTAAGGCCGGAGAGCTTCTGAGGCCCGTTTGCAGGTTCAGGGTCTGGCTCAACAATTTCGTCGTCAGCTTCGTTTGCCGTAGTCTCAAGACTCAGCTTATGCGGCGCAGCGATACGCATGGCCACCAGTTCTAACCCCGATGTTTCTCTAAGAATAGCCTGCAGTAACTCAGGCAGGCGCTGGGCCGATACCAACCCGGCAGACATCTGTTGCACATGTTGGTCGAGGGAGTTCAATTCGGCCTGTAAATTATCCACCCGTTTACGCAATGCAAGCGAAGGGTCACTGCTCATGGCACCGACTAGCACCTGTTCTTCCATTCCCAAGCTTTTCAATTCTTTTTGCGCTTGTTCAAAGCGCTGCTGCAAGCGCTCCTGCTCTGAGATTGCGGGCGCAAGAAAAGCGAAATGCCAGGCCACTAGCAACAGCCCAAATACACCAGCGGCCGCCAGCAGCCGTTCCCGAAATGACAACTTGGAAAACTGTGTTTGCCACTGCGCCCAGCGTTTTAACAAACGATCGCGATTCATTGCTCAGCCTCGTCGTTGGCGTCGGCATAGACCGAATCGAATCCAAGTGAAAACCGGTGGGCACCCTGTATTTGTTTATTATTGCCAATGCTCAGCAAGCCAAACCGGGTTCCACTGAATGCTGGGGCATCGCGAAGCTGCTGCAAATAAACGGTCACATCTTCCGGGCTGTTGGTTGTCCCTGCCAGCTGCAGGTAACCGCCGCCTCGGGTGAGGCGTATATGCTCCAACGCAACACTCGAGCTGGAATGCAATGCAAGCGCATTAAAGGCGGCGGTAAAACCACCGGAATTGCCCAATGACTGACCCGATATAATCTGGCCCACCTGCTCGCGACCGCGGATCGCAGCCTCCAGATACGCGGCTTGCGTGTCCAGGCTGGCGTTGTGCAACGGCCGAGCTTTAGTACGAGTTTGCTCCAACTGATTGCGCGCAACGGAGACCTGCTGTTCAACCACGGCAACCTGCTCGCGCAAGCGTGTGCTTGCCCAGTTGCCGTAGATGTAGCTGATAATAAAAAGCAGCACCGCTCCTGCGACACTGAGCAACACGGTGTTGAGGGAGAGCCAATCGCGGCTCGGGCGCAGTTCCGGCAGGTATAAATTAACTTCTTGAATAGCCATTAATCAGCCGCTCCCCGCACGCTGAACGCCGCCAAGGTGTCTTCGCGCAAAGCGCCACCCATTGCCGCTACGGCAAGGTGAGCCAAGGGTTCTTCACTGTTTTGTGGCAAGTTGACTAATGAGTTTAAATCAAGATATTTCACCGGCACACTTAGCCCACGCTGCAATTCAACAGTGATTTTGTCAGCGGATATGTTGTCACCACACACATAGAGACTCGCCGGTGGAACCTGCCCCATCTGGCGCTCGAAATAATCGAGGGAGCGCTGCACTTCCAGCAGGAAGCTCTCGGCGGGGATATCGTCCAGTAGACCTGCACCGTAGCGGATACTGAATTGACGGGTAAGGTACAAGTTGCCGTCGCGATAAAGCGACAGCACGCCGGCACCTTCGCTCAAACGAACCAACGCCACGCCACGACTGTCTTTTACATTGAGTTCTTTACGGCAAACGAGGTTGCGTAACGCCAGCTCACTCACATCGATGGCGGCAAGTTGCAGCCCTGCGTCTCGCACCAATGCAATGGCATTGTCGATACGGGACTTGTCTGCAACCGCAACATAAGCCATGGCTTTACCTGAGCGGCTGCCATCGCGCGGCAACAGAAACACATCCAGCACCGCCTTTTCCAGAGGGATACTAACCAAATCTTTTATTCGCCAGCGAATGGCATGACGCAACTCTTTGGCATCTACATCAGGCGCTTCCACGAGCAGCAACTGGTAGTCACCCTGCCCTAATACCAGATTACAGCGGGCGTTTTTTAGTTGCTGGGAATCGACCCACTGAGCGAGCGCCAGTGCGGGCTTCGCATCGTTGGATGCATGCGAAAGAAAGGACAGTTGAGCAATATGACAGGCAGGCGCAGGCGCAAGCCCACCCTCGGCACTGGAAGATGACTCCGGATTATCCTCCTGATTGCGAACGGCGAGTGCCAAGCCCTCGGCCTGCAACTCTATACCTACCGTCGCGCTCTTCCCTCCGAACCTGGAAAACCACTTAGCGAGCATTATGTTAAATTCGCCTCTTGCTGACTTACTTCCGCATCATCCCGGCGGATCTGCCTCTAGCTGACTTCTCTCCGAACCGATTACGGAGTTGCGTCGTGCAAACTAATTTCTGCGTGCTCCCCCGCAGAAAAGTAATAACCCAAGCTTATTAGCCGGGAAAAAATAGATAACCTGAAGTATAGACATTGGTTCAGAAGTTGGATGTGGGTATGATTTGGCTCCGGCCGAATGCCCCATCTATATAGAAACCACGTCTAAGTACTTATAACCAAACGCGCTCAGAGTACACATTATGGCGCGCTAATCAACAGGCAATCTACTTTTCATGTTCAATGTTGTGCTTTATCAACCGGAGATCCCCCCAAACACCGGCAACATCATTCGCCTCTGTGCCAATACGGGGTGCCAGCTTCACTTGGTTAAACCTCTGGGCTTTGTGCTCGACGACAAACGCCTCCGTCGCGCCGGGCTCGATTACAGCGAGTGGCAAAACCTGATAATCCACGAAAACTGGCAAAGCCTGAGAAACTCAGCGGGTACTGCAAAGTTGTGGGCACTTTCAACCAAAGGGACGGCAACGCACTCTGAGGCACGTTTTAGTGCCGGTGACTACCTTGTGTTCGGGCCCGAAACCCGAGGCTTACCTGCAGATATTCGCGAGTCACTGCCGCCTGAACAGGTTTTGAGAATTCCAATGCAAGCG comes from Teredinibacter turnerae and encodes:
- the mshL gene encoding pilus (MSHA type) biogenesis protein MshL, whose amino-acid sequence is MPMRNLTSNFRQVVTIALLATLGGCSSVPQDETPAERDMQQVQTQQAAYRVRETQPDVPAAINQRLMDNALLGARAQTFSQQEPRFDVSVNEVPARTFFVSMIADSGVNVVAHPEISGSITLELKDVSVREVLNVTRDVYGYEYKFQDGIYTVYSRKLRTQVFPINYLDIQRAGVTETSVAIGRIESGSRRNNNSNNASNNASNNSSNNSDGENGAGENENNSSATKFVPGTRLRTLSRTDFWRSVQDTISAIVGGDADGRMVMVNPQAGMVVVKAMPNELSAVRDFLERSELSVRRQVVLETKIIEVQLNDGYEAGVNWGAITGALGIASDSSLVMTNDDGVTSKVRTTQNLLSGVLNVTRIEDLLNLLETQGNVQVLSSPRISTVNNQKAIIRVGTDEFFVTGITNNTTTTASNIQNSPEVLLDSFFSGIALDVTPQIAEDGDVIIHVHPLVSKVQDQLKDISIGDLDYSLPLALRDVRESDSIVRASNGQVVVLGGLMQETTSDVATKRPFLGDIPGVNVLFKGRAKRKIKTELVILMRPIVVDENTWEEQVNRSDRAIEAMSNAYRNRNQ
- the trmL gene encoding tRNA (uridine(34)/cytosine(34)/5-carboxymethylaminomethyluridine(34)-2'-O)-methyltransferase TrmL, which gives rise to MFNVVLYQPEIPPNTGNIIRLCANTGCQLHLVKPLGFVLDDKRLRRAGLDYSEWQNLIIHENWQSLRNSAGTAKLWALSTKGTATHSEARFSAGDYLVFGPETRGLPADIRESLPPEQVLRIPMQAQSRSMNLSNAAAVMVYEAWRQLGYPSATR